CTCCAGGACGAGGATAACAGCGTATACGGGTGTTGCCGAGGTAATACCTAAGCGGAAGGCCCCCTTTGAAGAAAATCAAGTAAACAATAGCCAATGCGCTACCTGCAACCGGAGGACATAAATGAAAGCTCTAGTTGTTGAGGACGATTTTGCCAGCAGAAAGCTTTTACAACGAATACTACAGCCCTACGGTGAGGCGGATGTCGCGGTCAATGGATTGGAAGCTATTGAAGCTTTCTCGAAGGCCTTGGAGGAGGGCACTCCTTACGACCTTGTCTGTATGGATATAATGATGCCCGAGATGGACGGCCAGATTGCGCTTAAACATATTCGCAGAATCGAAAAGGAAAAATGCATTACTTCTATTCAAGAAGCAAAAATTATCATGACTACCGCGCTGGATGATCCAAAAAATGTAATTGAGGCGTACTACAAAGGCGGAGCTACATCATACGTAGCAAAGCCGATCGACAAATGTGCGTTCATACAGCTCATTAAAGAATTGAAGCTGATCTCTTGATATGTAGCAACTCCCTGGTGCATGCAGTAGATAAAAC
This window of the Fundidesulfovibrio magnetotacticus genome carries:
- a CDS encoding response regulator; protein product: MKALVVEDDFASRKLLQRILQPYGEADVAVNGLEAIEAFSKALEEGTPYDLVCMDIMMPEMDGQIALKHIRRIEKEKCITSIQEAKIIMTTALDDPKNVIEAYYKGGATSYVAKPIDKCAFIQLIKELKLIS